A genome region from Dolichospermum compactum NIES-806 includes the following:
- a CDS encoding alpha-ketoacid dehydrogenase subunit beta — protein MAETLFFNALREAIDEEMARDSSVFVLGEDVGHYGGSYKVTKDLHQKYGDLRVLDTPIAENSFTGIAVGAAMTGLRPIIEGMNMGFLLLAFNQISNNAGMLRYTSGGNFKIPMVIRGPGGVGRQLGAEHSQRLEAYFQAVPGLKIVACSTPYNAKGLLKAAIRDDNPVLFFEHVLLYNLKEDLPETEYVLPLDKAEVVRQGKDVTILTYSRMRYHVLQAVKALEKQGYDPEVIDLISLKPLDFETIGASIRKTHRVIVVEECMRTGGIGAELTASINDRLFDELDAPVLRLSSQDIPTPYNGNLERLTIVQPEQIVEAVQKMIALRV, from the coding sequence ATGGCAGAAACACTATTTTTCAACGCCCTGCGGGAAGCTATTGACGAAGAAATGGCACGCGATTCCAGCGTATTCGTTCTAGGTGAGGACGTGGGACACTACGGCGGTTCTTATAAAGTTACTAAAGACTTACACCAAAAGTATGGTGATCTGCGAGTTTTAGATACCCCCATTGCCGAAAATAGCTTTACAGGGATAGCTGTAGGGGCGGCTATGACTGGGTTAAGACCGATTATTGAAGGGATGAATATGGGCTTTTTGCTCCTCGCCTTCAACCAAATTTCTAACAACGCGGGTATGTTACGCTACACTTCCGGTGGTAACTTTAAAATCCCTATGGTGATTCGCGGTCCCGGGGGTGTGGGTAGACAGCTAGGTGCGGAACATTCCCAACGTCTCGAAGCTTATTTCCAAGCTGTTCCCGGTTTAAAAATTGTGGCTTGTTCCACACCTTATAACGCTAAAGGATTGCTGAAAGCAGCTATCCGCGATGACAACCCTGTGTTATTTTTTGAACACGTTTTACTTTATAATTTAAAAGAAGACCTGCCAGAAACAGAATATGTGCTACCCCTAGATAAGGCCGAGGTTGTCCGTCAAGGTAAGGACGTGACGATTTTAACTTATTCGCGGATGCGGTATCATGTGCTGCAAGCTGTAAAAGCTTTGGAAAAACAAGGTTATGATCCAGAAGTTATTGACTTAATTTCCCTAAAACCTCTTGATTTTGAAACTATTGGCGCATCAATTCGCAAGACTCACCGGGTGATTGTTGTAGAAGAGTGTATGAGAACCGGGGGTATTGGTGCAGAATTAACCGCTTCGATTAATGACCGCTTATTCGATGAATTGGATGCACCTGTATTGCGGCTTTCTTCTCAAGATATTCCCACACCTTACAACGGTAATCTTGAGCGCCTAACTATTGTCCAACCAGAACAAATCGTAGAAGCCGTCCAGAAGATGATCGCTCTGCGAGTTTAG